The Desulfonispora thiosulfatigenes DSM 11270 genome window below encodes:
- a CDS encoding D-alanyl-D-alanine carboxypeptidase family protein encodes MYKILRNLFLCLLIILIADKAIAAAPPETNGKSYILYDPSSNQVLAGKDVHRKLFPASTTKILTVIIALEEGKLNDKVTIGANPPKAEGSKVYLREGDQVTLEQLVNAAMVHSANDAALAIAEHIGGSEESFIKMMNKKAQEIGCKESSFCNPHGLTDDKHLTSAYDLALIGKYAMKNPTFRELAGKKTYNWVGTEWQNNLVNINKLLWKMPDSTGMKPGYTSEAKNTLVASAKRNGRELICVILGVETGNIYDEAQAFLEYGFQNFHSMSLMEKDNTVASIKFTDTKNVELLAARPFNISIPSGEESKLERQVVLQKTSLPVKKGEIIGELIVSLNGQEKDRIPLKAKESVKEQYNLLQGFLNVIAVIYLLQIVVRMYRMFSKKRRRVYRYYNSKNL; translated from the coding sequence TTGTATAAAATACTACGAAATTTATTTTTATGTCTGTTAATAATATTAATAGCCGATAAAGCTATAGCAGCTGCTCCCCCAGAAACAAATGGTAAATCCTATATTTTATATGATCCTAGTTCAAATCAAGTATTAGCAGGAAAGGATGTACATAGGAAACTATTTCCGGCCAGTACAACTAAAATTTTAACTGTAATAATTGCACTTGAAGAAGGAAAACTAAATGATAAAGTAACAATAGGTGCTAATCCTCCTAAAGCAGAAGGTTCAAAGGTTTATTTAAGAGAAGGTGACCAAGTGACCTTAGAACAACTTGTTAATGCTGCAATGGTTCATTCTGCAAATGATGCTGCGTTAGCTATCGCCGAACATATAGGTGGATCTGAAGAAAGTTTCATCAAAATGATGAATAAAAAAGCACAAGAGATTGGATGTAAAGAAAGTAGTTTTTGCAATCCCCATGGTTTAACAGATGATAAGCATTTAACCTCAGCTTATGATTTAGCCTTAATAGGTAAGTATGCGATGAAAAATCCTACCTTTAGAGAATTAGCAGGTAAAAAAACTTATAATTGGGTAGGAACAGAGTGGCAAAATAATCTTGTAAATATCAATAAACTATTATGGAAAATGCCAGATAGTACAGGAATGAAACCTGGATATACTTCGGAAGCTAAAAATACTTTAGTTGCTTCAGCAAAAAGAAATGGAAGAGAATTAATTTGTGTAATTTTAGGTGTTGAAACAGGTAATATTTATGATGAAGCTCAAGCTTTTCTGGAATATGGTTTTCAAAACTTTCATAGTATGAGTTTAATGGAAAAGGATAATACCGTAGCTTCAATTAAGTTTACTGATACTAAAAATGTAGAACTGCTAGCTGCAAGACCCTTTAATATTTCTATTCCTAGTGGAGAAGAATCTAAATTAGAAAGACAAGTAGTCCTACAAAAAACCAGTTTACCTGTTAAAAAGGGAGAAATTATAGGGGAATTAATTGTCTCTTTAAATGGACAAGAAAAAGACCGGATACCTTTAAAAGCAAAGGAAAGTGTAAAGGAACAATATAACCTTTTACAAGGATTTTTAAATGTTATTGCTGTAATATATTTACTGCAAATAGTTGTAAGAATGTACAGAATGTTTAGTAAAAAACGAAGAAGAGTTTATCGTTACTACAATTCAAA
- a CDS encoding DNA internalization-related competence protein ComEC/Rec2 codes for MNVERKIVNFTLVYIVGIIVGFNNLYLACTLIFCGICLSLGMVKIHKNYLKVIFILLPLILGIVIVNLHNIVDESLAPWEGENVEVTGKIKPKILSNNRYIIELEKINKTKLKNKPLVLIQFKKDCPEYFSWNDKVKLKGKLNGLKVATNPGQFSEKDYWSKQKVYQKIYVLEKGEVLKQGTGFFAYTFKFREKVAKKIVDLFPEKQSGIILGIILGDKSNLDEHYYDLFQKLGIVHIFAVSGLHVGYILGAYLLLSKVCKISPTFNLFFAIILLFFYSLITGLSPSVIRASLMSILVLLGTNLLKYKDFYTIIASSALVILIFNPLALFTISFQLSFITVWGLVYFSQITREIFVRFPSKIREILSISLAAQIASLPIVVYYFNLISFVAPLVNVLIVGIVSVLVPLLLATILISFGSTLVVSPLIFFCNVLLDGIMLFSDLIMKIFSSGYTFFPSPPLIGIILYYFILILIRERKTIYPYIPKKIRIITSIILVVILLLLTIPINQEIRMTFLDVGQGDSCVIQTNQNKKIVIDGGPDTTTLFNYLKHIGTNKVDLVVLSHPDSDHINGLFKVLESIKVSTLLVPPDAYNNEALQELKNIAKKKETKIIEGKQGMKLTVGGQIILKIIAPHPNNLSALDVNNASIVFIFTYGKQDILFTGDVENKGIEKFVNQLDEVEVIKVPHHGSKSSDSAELYDNTNPSMAIISAGRSNQYNHPHQDIVKKLKKRKIETFRTDKNGAIILKVKKDRLKPTTTLVN; via the coding sequence ATGAATGTTGAAAGAAAAATAGTGAATTTTACTTTAGTTTATATTGTGGGAATAATTGTAGGTTTTAATAATTTATATTTAGCCTGTACTTTAATTTTTTGCGGGATTTGTTTAAGTCTAGGAATGGTGAAAATTCACAAAAATTACCTTAAGGTAATTTTCATCTTATTGCCTTTAATTTTAGGTATTGTGATAGTCAATCTACATAATATTGTTGATGAAAGCTTAGCTCCTTGGGAAGGAGAAAACGTTGAAGTTACCGGGAAAATAAAACCTAAAATACTAAGTAATAATAGATATATAATTGAACTAGAAAAAATCAATAAGACAAAATTAAAAAATAAGCCACTTGTCTTAATCCAATTTAAGAAAGATTGTCCTGAATATTTTTCGTGGAATGATAAAGTTAAATTAAAGGGTAAATTAAATGGTTTAAAAGTAGCGACAAATCCGGGACAATTTTCAGAAAAGGATTATTGGAGTAAACAAAAGGTCTACCAGAAAATATATGTTTTAGAAAAAGGAGAAGTATTAAAGCAAGGTACAGGCTTTTTTGCGTACACCTTTAAATTTAGAGAAAAAGTAGCTAAAAAGATAGTAGATCTCTTTCCAGAAAAGCAAAGTGGGATAATTTTAGGTATAATTTTAGGAGATAAAAGCAATTTAGATGAGCATTATTATGACCTTTTTCAAAAATTAGGCATTGTCCATATTTTTGCAGTTTCAGGTCTACATGTAGGATATATTTTAGGGGCATATCTTTTATTAAGTAAGGTTTGTAAAATTTCACCAACATTCAATTTGTTTTTTGCAATAATACTTTTGTTTTTTTATAGTTTAATTACAGGTCTCAGCCCATCAGTTATAAGAGCTTCTTTAATGAGCATATTAGTGCTACTGGGGACTAATTTGCTTAAGTATAAGGACTTTTATACAATTATTGCAAGTAGTGCTTTAGTAATTTTAATTTTCAATCCTTTAGCTTTATTTACGATTAGTTTTCAATTATCTTTTATAACCGTGTGGGGACTAGTTTATTTTAGTCAAATTACCCGGGAAATATTTGTTCGTTTTCCGTCGAAAATAAGGGAAATATTGTCTATTTCTCTTGCGGCACAAATAGCTTCTTTGCCTATTGTAGTTTATTATTTTAATTTAATCTCATTTGTAGCACCATTAGTAAATGTTTTGATTGTTGGCATAGTATCTGTTCTTGTACCTTTATTATTGGCTACAATACTCATTTCTTTTGGATCAACTTTAGTAGTTAGTCCCTTAATCTTTTTCTGTAATGTATTATTAGATGGGATTATGCTGTTTAGCGATCTAATTATGAAGATATTTTCATCAGGCTATACATTTTTTCCAAGTCCCCCTCTTATAGGGATAATTTTATATTATTTTATTCTGATTTTAATTAGAGAACGAAAAACAATTTATCCTTATATACCTAAGAAAATTAGAATAATAACTAGTATTATTTTAGTAGTAATTTTGTTATTATTAACTATACCTATTAACCAGGAAATAAGGATGACATTCTTAGATGTAGGTCAAGGGGATAGCTGTGTCATCCAAACAAATCAAAACAAAAAAATTGTTATAGACGGGGGCCCAGATACTACTACTTTATTTAATTATTTAAAACATATTGGTACTAATAAAGTAGATTTAGTTGTATTATCTCATCCAGATTCTGACCATATTAATGGCTTGTTTAAAGTGTTAGAATCTATTAAAGTAAGTACTTTATTAGTACCTCCAGATGCGTATAACAATGAAGCTTTACAAGAACTAAAAAATATAGCTAAGAAAAAAGAAACTAAAATTATCGAAGGTAAACAAGGAATGAAACTAACTGTTGGAGGTCAAATTATATTAAAGATTATTGCTCCACATCCAAATAACTTAAGTGCACTAGATGTAAATAACGCTTCTATAGTTTTTATTTTCACTTATGGAAAGCAAGATATCCTATTTACCGGAGATGTTGAAAATAAAGGAATAGAAAAATTTGTTAATCAGCTAGATGAGGTAGAAGTAATTAAAGTGCCTCATCATGGAAGTAAAAGTTCAGATTCGGCTGAATTATATGATAATACAAATCCAAGTATGGCGATTATTTCTGCAGGTAGAAGTAACCAGTATAATCATCCGCATCAAGATATAGTGAAAAAACTCAAGAAAAGAAAAATAGAAACTTTTAGAACTGACAAAAACGGTGCTATTATTTTAAAGGTTAAAAAGGATAGACTTAAACCAACTACAACACTAGTTAATTAA
- a CDS encoding helix-hairpin-helix domain-containing protein yields MDERLNKKAILFLIIIITIFVFWSGGKYHEWRTAKDDIQIENELDEEELEEDEINEDDAKDNETKSSYIMVHVFGAVHKPGIYELPEGARVEDALNLAQPTVEALIDKYLNRAKILEDEEPIFVPSAADIIEDENLESMPVMADGFNPLNTEGRGTTNKDQININKASASELQSLPGIGQVKADAIIEYRNSNGNFKSIEEITNVKGIGAATLEKLKDKISVR; encoded by the coding sequence ATGGATGAAAGATTAAATAAAAAGGCAATTTTATTTTTAATAATTATAATTACTATCTTTGTTTTTTGGTCAGGTGGAAAATATCATGAATGGAGAACGGCAAAGGATGACATTCAAATAGAAAATGAACTAGACGAAGAGGAATTAGAAGAAGATGAAATAAATGAAGACGATGCGAAGGATAATGAAACTAAAAGTTCTTATATTATGGTACATGTTTTCGGAGCAGTACATAAACCTGGTATATATGAACTGCCAGAAGGGGCAAGGGTTGAAGATGCTTTAAACTTAGCTCAGCCAACTGTAGAAGCTTTAATCGATAAATATTTAAATAGAGCTAAAATATTAGAAGATGAAGAGCCTATCTTTGTTCCAAGTGCGGCAGATATAATAGAAGATGAAAATTTAGAGTCCATGCCAGTTATGGCTGATGGTTTTAACCCTTTAAATACCGAAGGAAGGGGCACAACAAATAAGGATCAAATAAATATTAATAAAGCCTCAGCATCAGAGTTACAAAGCTTACCAGGAATAGGGCAAGTAAAAGCAGATGCTATTATTGAATACAGAAATAGCAATGGTAACTTTAAATCAATTGAAGAAATTACAAATGTTAAAGGAATAGGAGCGGCAACTTTAGAAAAATTAAAAGATAAGATTTCAGTGCGGTGA